In Passer domesticus isolate bPasDom1 chromosome 9, bPasDom1.hap1, whole genome shotgun sequence, a genomic segment contains:
- the LOC135308367 gene encoding LOW QUALITY PROTEIN: PHD finger protein 7-like (The sequence of the model RefSeq protein was modified relative to this genomic sequence to represent the inferred CDS: inserted 4 bases in 2 codons), with protein MGFLPRDIQIAVWRAAQKRCCVCGQSGATIMCCQEDCERWFHLPCAKEVGCVNQYIPPYSSYCPEHCPEQEVQATPEPGTDCPICMEPVEDRKTFETMVCPTCKRAWFHRDCIQVGSLPSVLGXTAGAQQHPGLXLTLHVFALQGQAMRAGFACLHCPLCRDDVGFVAEMLILGIRVPFREPTWEDNDAFADLGERHSMCNARECLYPGGREEAEQEGPWQLLLCSSCAAEGTHRRCSGLRNKIYRWDCDSCAGLGTSSRDEPELSGPSLARQSGQESAHGSSESQDIRPSSGTPVPSGLASPSPSPETSSQNSQQQPASQQSLPSSSLDTSSPSRSRPTYSSSPDPEDRLHSRRAGPDRRRNSSGPQARSGPESTCPVQESA; from the exons ATGGGCTTTCTGCCTCGAGATATCCAAATTGCAGTGTGGCGGGCGGCACAGAAG CGCTGCTGCGTCTGTGGCCAGAGCGGGGCAACCATCATGTGCTGCCAGGAGGACTGCGAGAGATGgttccacctgccctgtgccaaggAGGTCGGCTGTGTCAATCAGTACATTCCTCCATACAG CTCCTACTGCCCCGAGCACTGTCcagagcaggaggtgcaggCGACTCCAGAGCCGGGCACCGATTGCCCCATCTGCATGGAGCCTGTGGAGGATAGAAAGACCTTTGAAACCATGGTGTGCCCAACGTGCAAAAGAGCCTGGTTCCACAGGGACTGCATCCAGGTCGGATCCCTCCCCTCagtcctggg cacagcaggtgctcagcagcacccGGGCCT GCTCACACTGCATGTGtttgccctgcagggacaggccatgcgCGCTGGTTTTGCGTGCCTCCACTGCCCCCTGTGCAGAGATGATGTGGGTTTCGTTGCCGAAATGCTCATCTTGGGGATCAGAGTCCCCTTCAG AGAGCCAACATGGGAGGACAACGATGCCTTTGCTGATCTCGGAGAGAGGCACAGCATGTGCAATGCCAGGGAATGCCTTTACcctggaggcagggaggaggcagaacaAGAGGG gccctggcaactgctcctgtgctcctcctgtgctgctgagggcaccCACAGGCGCTGCTCTGGCCTGAGAAACAAGATATACAGATGGGACTGTGACAGCTGTGCTGGTCTCGGAACGT CCTCCAGGGATGAGCCAGAGCTCAgtggccccagcctggccagacaGTCAGGACAGGAATCTGCTCATGGCTCCTCAGAATCCCAGGACATCAGGCCCAGCTCCGGCACGCCGGTGCCATCGGGGCTGGCTTCCCCGTCTCCATCTCCAGAGACCAGCAGCCAAAACAGCCAGCAACAGCCAGCATCACAGCAGTCACTGCCATCTTCCTCGCTggacaccagcagccccagcagatcaAGGCCAACATACAGCAGCTCCCCGGACCCTGAGGACAGGCTCCATTCCAGACGTGCTGGGCCTGACCGCAGGCGAAACAGCTCTGGCCCGCAAG CAAGGTCGGGCCCAGAGTCCACGTGTCCGGTCCAGGAGTCggcgtga